In the genome of Cryptomeria japonica chromosome 8, Sugi_1.0, whole genome shotgun sequence, one region contains:
- the LOC131857754 gene encoding 2-oxoglutarate-dependent dioxygenase DAO-like encodes MSKLRKNTIPGRTEACKEWGFFQLVNHGIPVDLLQKAENGGRNLLSMPNEVKDKTSAGKPFDTYFRRGNYETFHLRDSTSPGSFEQMYAKLCPEKNPNLCEAMAAYASCVSDLAHKITKIILAGLGLDAQNFYHNYFENCAKVLRINGYSLENMSIGEEALVSHTDTGCLTILYSDDAWINGRYRSAEHRVICTGCRKRMSIVVLTTFPEETEIWAPEELVDDNHPRRYKPFVFSDLMREKLSNKGDNVISSALERFAGI; translated from the exons ATGTCGAAGCTACGCAAAAATACCATACCAGGGAGAAC AGAGGCCTGCAAAGAATGGGGATTTTTCCAACTTGTCAATCATGGAATTCCAGTAGATCTTCTACAAAAGGCTGAGAATGGTGGCCGGAATTTATTATCCATGCCTAACGAGGTCAAAGACAAAACCTCAGCTGGTAAGCCATTCGATACTTACTTCCGAAGAGGAAACTATGAGACCTTTCACCTTCGAGACTCGACCAGTCCAGGTTCCTTTGAGCAAATGTATGCAAAACTGTGCCCTGAAAAGAACCCCAATTTATG CGAAGCGATGGCAGCATACGCTTCGTGTGTCTCAGATCTTGCACACAAAATCACAAAAATAATTCTTGCAGGCCTAGGATTGGATGCCCAGAATTTCTACCACAATTACTTTGAAAACTGTGCAAAAGTTTTGCGTATAAACGGTTATTCACTGGAAAACATGTCCATCGGGGAGGAGGCGCTTGTCTCCCATACAGATACTGGGTGCCTCACAATTCTTTATTCAGATGAT GCGTGGATTAATGGCCGCTACCGCAGCGCAGAGCATCGTGTTATTTGTACAGGTTGCAGAAAGCGCATGTCAATTGTCGTTCTCACCACTTTTCCTGAAGAGACGGAAATCTGGGCGCCTGAGGAGCTTGTGGACGACAACCACCCAAGGCGTTACAAGCCTTTCGTATTCTCAGATTTAATGCGTGAAAAACTTAGTAATAAAGGTGATAATGTAATAAGTAGTGCTCTTGAACGGTTCGCGGGTATATAA